The stretch of DNA CGCTGGTGCTGGAGCTGCAACTGGCGCTGGCGCCGGTGCTGCTGGTGCAGGGGCCGGAGCTGGGGTCGAGCAAGCGCTCAGCAGAGCGATGGTGCAGGCTGCCAGCAGGATATTGGTTTTAGCTTTCATCGAAATACTCCCGAATTGATTTTGTTGGAGGGACATGGTGTACACGCTAGGTGTGAGGCTGTTCCGCAGCCCGCGACCGGTATTATATAAGGGTTTCCCTTGGAAAGATTGGTCCCCTGCATTATTTTTTCATCCAGGCTAAAAATGGCGTGAGGTCGGTCCCGCTTTCGACATACCACGCGCGGCGGGCGATATCGAATTTGGCGCCCAGCGCCTTGACGTGATCCTTGTCCTGGAAACCGGCGGTTAAGTAACAACGCGTAGGTGGCGTGGCAACTGGCGCGCGCTGGTTGCGCTCCAAAGCGGTCTCGGCGGCTGCTGAAGATTTAGGCAAGCGCATCTGCGCGATGAAGCTGCTGCGGGTGGCGGCATCGGACGGCGCGAGCAGCGTCAGGCGCGCGCGGGCGCGGGTGGCGGCCACGTAGAACAGGTTTTCTTCCTCGCGCCGCGGCTTCGACGGATGGGGGAATTCGCCTTCCTCCAGGAATGGCAGAATCACGTGCTCGAACTCCTTGCCCTTAGCGTTGCCGGCGCATTCGATCAATACCGACTTGCGGTCCCGCTTGCGGCGGATAAAGGCTTCGCGCGCGTTGACCGCGTTCCAGAACTCGCGCAGGCTCTGGCCGGAGGCCGCTGCCGCCGCCAGCAGGCTGGCGATGGATTTGGTGATGACGCTGGCGTCATAGGCGCGCACGAAGATGCGGCGGGCGGTGGCGGCCAGTTGCACGCGTTCGCACAATTCAGTCAGCACGGCGGCGGCTGGCGCGGTCGGGTCCACCGTCGACAGCCAGGCCAGCGCGGCGATCACGGCGCGTTTGGTGCCGGCGCTGGCGACGTCGCGGTAGTCCGGCTCGACGCCGTCGCGGCGCTCGTCCTCGATCATGAACAGTTCACCCAGCAGGTCCGGGCTTTTCATGATCTGCTGCTTGAAATTGTCCATGCTGTGGATGGAAAACTTCATTTCGCTGAATGCCACCAGCGCTTCAACCACGGCCACGCGCACCTGTTCCGACTTGACTGCGGAAAAATCCTTGAGCGCGATGCCCAGCAGGCCGCGCAGGAACAGGATCTCGTCGCGTTGCAGATAGCCGGCCATGGGCGGCGTGCGGTAGTCGATGTCGGCCTCGATCAGCGCGTTTTCGATGGCCATCGATTGATGGCGGTCGCGGATCAGAATGGCGCAGCCGTCGTAGGCGTTGCCGTCGGCTTTCCACTGGCGCACGGCCGCCACCACGCGCTGCGCGCATTCGGCCGCGTCGGCATAATGCGCGTGCAGGATCTCGGTGCGCAGCGGCAGGGCCGATTCCACCCGCTTTTGCTTGAATTCGGCCATGGCGTAGGCCAAGTGCGGGCCGTGGCGCCAGGTTTGCGTCAGCGGATAGCGCGCCAGCTTGGGAAAACGCTCGCTGAAGCGGCGTTTCAGGTATTCGTCGCTGGCGCCCAGCTTGGCGTGGATCACCTGGTCTTTGTCGCCGGCGCCGACGAAGAAGGCTTGCGGTCGGTCGATCAGCGCCTCCAGGATGCGGAACGAGGCTTCGTTCAAGTCGTGCAGTTCGTCACACAGCACCAGCCGGTAGTCGGGGAACTGCTCGGCCAGGCGGGCGCCCTCATGCAGATTGCAGGCCAGGTCGTAACTGGCGTCGAACGGGCCGCGGAACACCGCGCCGGCGCCGCCGTCCAGCCGCATGGCTTCGTATTCCAGCGTGGCCAGGTAATCGCTCAGCGGTATGCCCAGCTGCTCGGCGGCTTCCTCGTGGCCCATGAATTCGACGTCGCTGTCGAGCGCCATGGTGGCTTTCAGGCTTTGCTGAACTTCGAGGAACTGGCTCAGCGCCACGCTGTGGGTGTGCAACTCCAGGCCGTCGACGCTGCCGGCGTAACGGTCGGCGGTGCGGTCGATGGCGCGCAGCGCGGGTTCTTTCAGCGCGCGCAGGTCGCGGCACTGGCGCACATCGTCGTTGTCGGCCAGGTCCATCATCCAGGCCGCGAAATCCTCGAAACTCAGCACCGCCACGCGCTCCGCCAGCGCCGACGGCACGCCCACCTCCTGCAGGCGGCGGCGCAGCACTTCGCGTGCTTCCGGCGTGAAGGTCAGCGCCAGGATCTGTTCGGGCGCCAGTTTGCGCGCCAGCGCCTCGCCAATGCGCAGCGCCAGCGTGGTGGTCTTGGCGGCGCCGGCGTTGGCGTCCACCAGCACCACCTTGTTCTGGGCCAGCTGGATGGCGGTCTGCTCTGCGGTGGGGATCAGGCCTTGCGGGGTGAAGCGGGGTGTATTGGAAGGATTGGGCTGGTTCATCCGCTACATTATAGCGATCGGCAGCCGCAAACTGGGCGTCGCCATCGCCGGCGGCGTCATCGAGGTCGCGACCGGCGTCAGGCGCGCGGTGGCGCCTTCGATGAATTGGGCGCTGAACACACGCCGTTCGGTGTCGGTTTCGTGGCGGTCGATGCGTGAACACAGGAGATCAGCGGCGGCGGCGGCCATTTTCGGCAATGGCTGGCGCAGCGTGGTCAGGTTGTAGCTGATCCAGTTGGACGGCTCGACGGCGTCGAAGCCGGCTACCGACAGCTGGCCCGGCACGTCCAGTCCCAGTTCGTGGCGGGCAAAGTCCAGACAGCCGATGGCCATGACGTCGCTGCCGCAGATGATGGCGTCCGGCAGGCTGCCCAGTTGGGCGATGATGGCTTTCAGGCCCAGCGCGCCGCTGCGGTAATCGTAAGCGCCCGGCACCACCACCGGCGCCGGCAAACCCAGTTCGGCGATGCGTTCGCAGGCGCCGCGCTGGCGTTCAGTGGCCACGCTGTACGGATCGTTGCCGGCGATGATTCCGAATTGGCGGTGGCCGGCGGCCGCCAGCCGCGAGGCCAGCATGCGGCCGGATTCCACATGGTCGCAGGTGACGGTGTTGACCGACTGGTCGCGCAGCTTGCGGTTGAACAGCACCAGCGGCATGCGGCGGCGCTCGAATTCGGCCACGTGTTCGGGCGTCAGGCGGGCGGCGGCGATCACGCCGTCGACCTGGTATTGCCAGACGTCGGCCAGCACGCGGTCGACGTCGCCTTCATGTTGCAACGTGAACAACAGCACGCGCTGGCCGCGCGCCGTCAGCTGCTGGCTCAGTTCGGCCAGCAGTTCCGGGTAATACAGATTGGCCTGGTTAGTGATGATCAGCGCGACCATATTGGAGCGGCGGGTGATCAGGCTGCGGGCGGCAGCGTTGGGAATATAATCGAGCAGGGCAGCGGCCTTCATCACCAGCGCGTAGGTCGCCTTGGAAACGCTGGCGCCGGGCTTGAAGCAGCGCGACACCGCCGATTGTGACACGCCGGCCAGCTGCGCCACGTCATACGACGTTACGCGGCGGTTTTCGCCGGCGATCATCGCTTTCAGCGTGGTTGCGCTATCCTCTACGGTCGAATTCGTTTTGCTCATCGTGGAAAGCAGGCCCATTTGATTATTCTTTTAATAGTGAAACGAGCATAATTAAAAACTTACCCGATGGCAACAACTATCGCATTTCTGCAAAGAAATATCTTCTTTCTTGTGGCTAGGGCGCAATGTTTGCTGCGATGCGGCTTTATCTGATAAACTCCCGCCCCTTTAGCTGAACGGAAAGGGCAAGATGGCCATTGCTTGCGGCGTTGATTTTGGTACGTCCAATTCCACCGTTGGCTGGGTGCGTCCCGGCCATCCGGTGATGCTGGGACTGGAGGAGGGTAAGACCACCTTGCCGTCGGTCGTCTTCTTTAATGCGGACGACGACGAAGTCACCTATGGGCGTGCGGCGCTGGCCGATTACCTGGCCGGCTACGAGGGGCGTTTGATGCGCTCCATGAAGAGTTTGCTGGGCACCAGCCTGATCGACGGCCAGACCGAGGTCGGCGGCCGCGCGCTGCCGTTCCGCATGCTGCTGGCGCAGTTCATCGGCGAACTGAAGAAGCGTTCCGAACGCGCGGCCGGGCGGGAATTCACCTCGGCGGTGTTTGGCCGTCCGGTGTATTTCATCGACGACAGCAAGGACAACGACAAGCTGGCCGAGGATACGCTGGCCGAAGTGGCGCGTTCCGTCGGCTTCAAGGACATCGCTTTCCAGTTCGAGCCGATTGCTGCCGCGTTCGACTACGAGTCGCAGATCGACCGCGAGGAGCTGGTGCTGATCGCCGACATCGGTGGCGGTACTTCCGACTTTTCGCTGGTGCGCCTGTCGCCCGAACGCGCCAAAAAGGCCGAGCGGCGCGATGACATCCTGGCCAACGGCGGCGTCCACATCGGCGGTACCGACTTCGATAAATACCTGAGCCTGTCGTCCATCATGCCGCTGCTGGGTTACGGCAGCCGCCTGCGCAACAACAGCGAAGTGCCGTCCAGTTACTTCTTCAACCTGGCCACCTGGCACACCATCAACCAGGTCTACACCAAGAAGATGTGGACCCAGTTGTCCGACCTGATCCGCGATTCGGCCGAGCAGGAAAAGCTCGGCCGCCTGCAGCGCCTGATCGACGAGCGCGCCGGCCACTGGCTGGCGATGAAGGCGGAAGAGGGCAAGATTGCGCTGTCGGCCGACGCCGTGGTGCAGCTGGAGCTGGACCGCCTGGCGCCGCCTGTCACGCTGGAGCTGCGCCGCGAGCTGTTCGACGGCGCCATCGACCACCTGGTCGGCTCGGTGGAAACCACGGTACAGAATTTGCTGCGCGACGCCGGCGTCAAACCGGAAGAGGTCGACACGGTATTCTTCACCGGCGGTTCCAGCGGCGTGCGCAAGCTGCGCGAGCGTATCGGCGCCGTGCTGCCGGCCGCGCGCAAGGTGGAAGGTGACCTGTTCGGCAGCATCGGCGCCGGCCTGGCGCTGGACGCCGTACGCAAATTTGGCGGATAAACCATGCTCGACCAACCTATCGTCATGCTCGACTTCGAGACCACCGGCCTGTCGCCCGCCATGGGCGACCGCATTACCGAAGTGGCGGCCTTGCGCATCGTCGGCGGCGAGGTGGTCGAGCGCTATGTGTCGCTGATTAATTGCGGCGTGCGCATTCCATCCTTCATCACCGGCCTGACCGGCATCACCCAGTCCATGGTGGACACCGCGCCGCCAGTGGACCAGGTGGTGCCGCAGCTGCTGGACTTCATCGGCAGCGATCCGCTGTCGGCCCACAACGCCAGTTTCGACGAAAAGTTTTTGCGCGCCGAGGCCGAACGGCTGACGCTGGCGCCGCGCCATGCGTCGCTGGTGTGTTCGCTCAAGCTGTCGCGCCGCGTGTTTCCGACGCTGGGCAGCTACAAACTGGGTCAGCTGTCCGGCGCGCTGGGCATCCAGTTCCGCAGCGCTGCCCACCGTGCCGAAGCCGATGCGGAAGTCGCCGCCAAGCTGTTGATCCATATCGGCCAGCATCTGCGCGCAACCTACGGCATCCGCCAGGTCGATACCGACCTGCTGGTGTCGGTCAACAAACTGGCGGCCGCCAAAGTGCCGCAATTCCTGCAAAAGCGCGGCCAGCCCGTTTGAGCGTCGTCAAATCCCTTCCGGGGACGCGTTTTACACTTTCATCAACAGTGTTGTCATGTTGGTCAGAGGTGTATCGTGAAAAAACCATGCACGGCCAAGGAAGGGTACGACGTCTACCGCTGGTTCCTCGACGCTGCTGAGCGTGGCAATCCCTACGCCCAGTTCAATCTCGGCCGCATGTATAAAAGCGGCGACGGCGTAGCGCGCGACGAATCCCAGGCGTTTGACTGGATGAGCAAGGCTGCCGTCCAGGGACTGGCTTACGCCCAGAATCAGCTGGGCGTGATGTACTACTACGGCCGTGGTGTCGACCACAGCGATGATCTGGCCACCTGCTGGTTCCGCCGCGCCGCCCGCCAGGGTGACGCCTCCGCCCAGCAAAATCTCGGACAAATGTACAAGAAGGGACGTGGCGTGCCGCAGAGCGACGAGGTGGCGCTGGCCTGTTTCTGCCGCGCCGCCGAGCAAGGTCTGCCCAGCGCGCAGACGCTGGTTGGCGAGGCCTACTGCAATGGCTACGGCGTGGCGCGCAATTATCCGATGGCGCTGGCATGGTTCCGCAAGGCCGCGCTGCAAAACGACGCCAACGCCCAGCTTCGTCTCGGCCTGATGTACAAGCACGCGCTTGGCGTGGCGCG from Duganella dendranthematis encodes:
- a CDS encoding Hsp70 family protein codes for the protein MAIACGVDFGTSNSTVGWVRPGHPVMLGLEEGKTTLPSVVFFNADDDEVTYGRAALADYLAGYEGRLMRSMKSLLGTSLIDGQTEVGGRALPFRMLLAQFIGELKKRSERAAGREFTSAVFGRPVYFIDDSKDNDKLAEDTLAEVARSVGFKDIAFQFEPIAAAFDYESQIDREELVLIADIGGGTSDFSLVRLSPERAKKAERRDDILANGGVHIGGTDFDKYLSLSSIMPLLGYGSRLRNNSEVPSSYFFNLATWHTINQVYTKKMWTQLSDLIRDSAEQEKLGRLQRLIDERAGHWLAMKAEEGKIALSADAVVQLELDRLAPPVTLELRRELFDGAIDHLVGSVETTVQNLLRDAGVKPEEVDTVFFTGGSSGVRKLRERIGAVLPAARKVEGDLFGSIGAGLALDAVRKFGG
- a CDS encoding ATP-dependent helicase, encoding MNQPNPSNTPRFTPQGLIPTAEQTAIQLAQNKVVLVDANAGAAKTTTLALRIGEALARKLAPEQILALTFTPEAREVLRRRLQEVGVPSALAERVAVLSFEDFAAWMMDLADNDDVRQCRDLRALKEPALRAIDRTADRYAGSVDGLELHTHSVALSQFLEVQQSLKATMALDSDVEFMGHEEAAEQLGIPLSDYLATLEYEAMRLDGGAGAVFRGPFDASYDLACNLHEGARLAEQFPDYRLVLCDELHDLNEASFRILEALIDRPQAFFVGAGDKDQVIHAKLGASDEYLKRRFSERFPKLARYPLTQTWRHGPHLAYAMAEFKQKRVESALPLRTEILHAHYADAAECAQRVVAAVRQWKADGNAYDGCAILIRDRHQSMAIENALIEADIDYRTPPMAGYLQRDEILFLRGLLGIALKDFSAVKSEQVRVAVVEALVAFSEMKFSIHSMDNFKQQIMKSPDLLGELFMIEDERRDGVEPDYRDVASAGTKRAVIAALAWLSTVDPTAPAAAVLTELCERVQLAATARRIFVRAYDASVITKSIASLLAAAAASGQSLREFWNAVNAREAFIRRKRDRKSVLIECAGNAKGKEFEHVILPFLEEGEFPHPSKPRREEENLFYVAATRARARLTLLAPSDAATRSSFIAQMRLPKSSAAAETALERNQRAPVATPPTRCYLTAGFQDKDHVKALGAKFDIARRAWYVESGTDLTPFLAWMKK
- a CDS encoding LacI family DNA-binding transcriptional regulator produces the protein MSKTNSTVEDSATTLKAMIAGENRRVTSYDVAQLAGVSQSAVSRCFKPGASVSKATYALVMKAAALLDYIPNAAARSLITRRSNMVALIITNQANLYYPELLAELSQQLTARGQRVLLFTLQHEGDVDRVLADVWQYQVDGVIAAARLTPEHVAEFERRRMPLVLFNRKLRDQSVNTVTCDHVESGRMLASRLAAAGHRQFGIIAGNDPYSVATERQRGACERIAELGLPAPVVVPGAYDYRSGALGLKAIIAQLGSLPDAIICGSDVMAIGCLDFARHELGLDVPGQLSVAGFDAVEPSNWISYNLTTLRQPLPKMAAAAADLLCSRIDRHETDTERRVFSAQFIEGATARLTPVATSMTPPAMATPSLRLPIAIM
- a CDS encoding 3'-5' exonuclease: MLDQPIVMLDFETTGLSPAMGDRITEVAALRIVGGEVVERYVSLINCGVRIPSFITGLTGITQSMVDTAPPVDQVVPQLLDFIGSDPLSAHNASFDEKFLRAEAERLTLAPRHASLVCSLKLSRRVFPTLGSYKLGQLSGALGIQFRSAAHRAEADAEVAAKLLIHIGQHLRATYGIRQVDTDLLVSVNKLAAAKVPQFLQKRGQPV